The DNA window TGACATATTTAAACCTAAAAAGATTGGAAATCTTTTTGTTGAACAAATTAAGGTTAAACATAAAAAAGATTATTCAGAAGAAGAACAACCAACTTTCGGCTTTCTTTTTATAGAAAATGGATACAGGGTTGCATATATTCCTGACTTCTCTGAAGTAGTAGATAAAGAAAAGGTAAAAGGCTTAGATATTTTTATATGTGACGGTGCAACTCTTGAGACTAAGTGGGGTCATATAGGTATTAAAGGGGGTATTAAATTATATAAAGAACTTAAACCAAAATTAATGATTTTTACTCATTTAAACCACTCGCACTCACATAAAGAACTTGAGAAATACGTGAGTCAATTCGGCAATATTAAATTAGCTTACGATGGTTTAACTATTAAGGCAAATGATTAGAAAAATTAAATTATCAGACAAGGTATCCTTATTGCCCAATTCCCAAAAAACCAAACTCCAGTATTGTACTCTTTGGAGCAGACCGAGCCGCCTATCCCGTTAGGGCGACCGAGAGGGGTTCGAGTCCTACCGCCGGAGCCCGTCGCCCCGAGAGTTTTTCTCGGGGTTGATTTTGAGTTAGAGATTTGATAGAGTAGATTTAGATCGTTAACAAAAAATGGGAGTGAGAAGGTGAGTAATAGATACCAAAACATATATACTATTGGCTTCTTTGTCACATTTATCGGGGCTTTGCTTTGTATGTTCGGTGTAATATGGGAATCCTTATTCTTCATAGCTCTTCCAATGATAGTTATCGGAATAGCCTTCACCACATATGCGTCGTGGGATGACAGAGATTTGCGAGACACGAACCGCTGTAAGAACGAGGCCCAACAGAAGTGTGTAATCTAAATCCTCTCTATTTAAATAAGGAATCCAAGTCAGGTTTTTTAAACACCTGACTTTTTTATTCAACCCCGAGAAAAACAGGTTCTAACATCGTCCGTCCCTCGGAGCAGGCTAGTGCTCGGTTCGAGGTGACCGAGCCGCCTAAAAATCGCCAAGAAGGCGGTTTTTTAGTAGAATGGGGTAATGTTTATTAAAGAAGAAAAAACCAATATTAAATATCTCTTAATTGTAGTTGTTTTAGCTGCCATTGTTGGCGGAGGAATTTTACTTTATGCAAAACAGACCGTAAAAGAGTTAAGTTTTCTTAGCTACTTCCCAGAGATAAAAAAACCTGAAAAAAGGCCAGAAAAAAAGCCCGTCTATCTTAAATTATTTGAAGAAGTAAGGGAACAACTAATTTCTAAAAAAACTGATTTTTTGGAAGTTAATCTTGCTAAGATGAAAATAGGGCTTTACAAAAAGGGTCTTATGACAAAAGAGGTTTTTATTTTAACAAAAGGAGATCCTCAAGGTTGGGGAGGGTCGGCAGCTGGGATATATAAGGTTATATCTGGAAACAAGCTCAGCTTTTCGGTTATTTCAAATGTTTATATGCCATACGCTCTTCGCTATTACGGGAAGTATTACCTTCACGGAGAGCCCTATTATCCTGGGGGAGGGCAGCTTGATTCTTCAATTTCAGGAGGTTGTCTTCGTCTGAGCAACGAAGACGCAAAACTCATTTATGAATTAACCGAACTAGATATGCCTGTTTTAGTGACAGATAAAGAGAAGGATCACTATGAATATTCTAAGCAAAAATTATCCAGGTTTCCGGAAATTTCCGCTCAGAGTTATCTGGTGGCAGACTTGGATTCAGGATATGTTTTTGCCGAAAAGGATTCTCGGAAACGACTTCCCGCGGCTTCATTAACAAAATTAATGACAGCTGTAGTTGTAGCTGAGAATATGAATTTAAGAAAACCTATTTTGGTAAAAGAAAAAATGCTTGAAGCTTACGGTTCTACCGAAGGACTGGAATCCGGTGAATGGTTTAGGGTGGTGGAATTGTTTTACCCTCTTTTGATAGAATCCTCTAATGATGCTGCCGAGGTTCTTAGTTATTTCTTAGGCAGAGAGAAAACTATCAAACTAATGAACGAGAAAGCCGAAGCTATTTTCATGGAGCAGACAGAATTTGTTGATCCTTCTGGTTTTGCTCCCGAAAACGTTTCCACGGCCCGAGACCTCTTTTATTTGGTCAGATACTTATTAAATAATCGTCCTCCAATTTTAGAGATTACCAAAGGGAAAGAGGTATTGAGCTTTGGAGAGGTTGATTTTGAAATTGAAGAGTTATGGAACAAGAATGTTTTTATTAACGACCCAACTTTTGTTGGCGGAAAGACGGGTTTTATTAAGGCTTCTAAATACACGGCTGTGTTTATTTTTCGTTTTACCGCTCAAGACGGCACAGAACGTAACATAGTGATTATCCTTTTGGGCTCTGAAAATAATGAGACCGATACCCAAAAAATTTACAAATGGCTTCAAGAAAATTATTTCGAAAAATAAAAAAGTTATTTTGATTTCTCCAAATAAAACAGAATTTTTCTCGGGTTTTATTGTGCGGGGAAAGAGGTACAATAATATAAAAATAAAAGGTCGATAGATATAAATTAAAACAAATGAAAATATGTCTTTTATTATAGAAGGTAAAACTAACTTAAAGTATATTTTAATTATACTTATTCTGGCCGTCTTGGTTGGCGGGTGGGCTTTATGGTTGTCAATAGAAGAAGAGATTTCTCCTGTCGAAGAAATTAAAGACGAGGTTTTAACTCTTCTTGAAAATCTCAAACAAGAAACTGGAATAGATTTTTCAGGGATAGAAGAGCTTGAATTTAAGTGGATTATTAAGGTAGACCCCGAAATAGGAGAAGAAACTGTAGCTGGAAAAGGATTTGAAGCTGAACGCATATCAAGTGAACAATATGATAGTATTGAACTGTTTTTAAAAGATAATGGCTTTGAAGTAGATCTTTACAATATAGCTGCTGGCACTATTTCAGAATTAACAGGATATATCAAAGGCAAGACTGTTTGTACTGTTGCAGGAGGTTTTACCGGATACAAAGAAGCAGAAGGCCAGTGGGTTCCGACTGATACTGATAATAACTGGGACACAACTATCAAATGTGGCAAGGTAGAGAAAACCAAAATAGAATACGCAACAGAGGATTGGCAGGTTTATACGAATGAAAAATACGGCTATTCTTTGAAGTATCCTCAGCCCTGTCTTTATGGTCCTTTGCCAGGTTATTGCAAGCAAAGTCCACCAGAAGAAAGACCCCGGGAATGTCTGTGCTACTTTAATGCTGAAGATCCAAACAACGTGTCTCTGGCAACATTTACCGGCACAAAATCTGATTTAACCGGTGCTGAATTTGTTGTTTTCCATTCTATTTACGTTGATTATTATAGTCCTCCTGCTGGTACAGACCTGGTTGAATGGGTTAAAGAAAACTTTTCTTACTATGACGATATTCCCGATGAAATAAATATGGAAGTAGACGGAATACCAGCTTTAAGGGTTTACACTCCTTTTTCAGGAATGGCCTGGTCTCAAGAAGATATCTACTTTATAAAGAATGATAAACTTTTTAAGATTAGTATGTTAGATGTAGACAACCAAGATAATAGGGCACTGTATGATAAAATACTTTTTACTTTTAAGATTTCGGAATAAATTCCAATAATT is part of the Patescibacteria group bacterium genome and encodes:
- a CDS encoding MBL fold metallo-hydrolase — protein: MEITFLGTGGVLGVPVWSCNCKVCKEEIKKDKRNIRTRPSILVTSGNKRILVDTGPDFRAQMLREGIKKIDYVLLTHIHMDHSACLMELRAGGKLQLEIPKEVYEGLKENRRVLSYLFARNPDIKIDIFKPKKIGNLFVEQIKVKHKKDYSEEEQPTFGFLFIENGYRVAYIPDFSEVVDKEKVKGLDIFICDGATLETKWGHIGIKGGIKLYKELKPKLMIFTHLNHSHSHKELEKYVSQFGNIKLAYDGLTIKAND
- a CDS encoding L,D-transpeptidase family protein — encoded protein: MFIKEEKTNIKYLLIVVVLAAIVGGGILLYAKQTVKELSFLSYFPEIKKPEKRPEKKPVYLKLFEEVREQLISKKTDFLEVNLAKMKIGLYKKGLMTKEVFILTKGDPQGWGGSAAGIYKVISGNKLSFSVISNVYMPYALRYYGKYYLHGEPYYPGGGQLDSSISGGCLRLSNEDAKLIYELTELDMPVLVTDKEKDHYEYSKQKLSRFPEISAQSYLVADLDSGYVFAEKDSRKRLPAASLTKLMTAVVVAENMNLRKPILVKEKMLEAYGSTEGLESGEWFRVVELFYPLLIESSNDAAEVLSYFLGREKTIKLMNEKAEAIFMEQTEFVDPSGFAPENVSTARDLFYLVRYLLNNRPPILEITKGKEVLSFGEVDFEIEELWNKNVFINDPTFVGGKTGFIKASKYTAVFIFRFTAQDGTERNIVIILLGSENNETDTQKIYKWLQENYFEK